The nucleotide sequence CGAAATCGTGCGGCGATATTGACGGACTGCGTGCCGAAAGAGGCGGCTGCGGTAGGGACCCGAAGAAGACATGATGCTGTTAGGGGGTTGTCGGGGAGGGTACATTACTATCCCCGAGAATACTCCCACTATAGAGAGAATTGGAGCGATAAGCTGTTGTTTCGAGCCCAGTTTGTCGACAAGCCCCGAATCACGCTTCAGGCGAGCTCCGCTGACTCGCAAGACTCGGCATTTTTAACGGGCAAGAAGACCGTAAAGCAACTCCCTTCCCCCTCTACACTCTCCACCCGAATCTGACCGCGATAGCGATCCACAATGGTTTTGACGATCGCCAATCCCAACCCCGAACCTGCCGAACTGCTCCGAGTTCGCTCGCTATTCCCACTGGCAGAACGGCTGCGGGCGAGATCGATCCGATAGAAGCGATCGAACAGATGGGGAATGGCATCCGATGGAATGCCGATGCCAGTATCTTTCACCTGCAACTGAATCGAGGGCTGGCCCGATTTCACCCACTGGCGCAGATCGACGGCAACCCGACCCCCCCGAGGGGTGTAGCGGAGGGCATTCTCAATCAAATTGGTCAGCAGCCGCACCAGCTCGTCCTCATTCCCCATCAAGCTATAAAGAGGAATTGCTGCCCCTTCCCCATCGGGCGGATCGCCAATCGCTAGCGTCAAGCGAATCCCCTGCTCTGCCGCCCGCGATCGCTGCTCTTCCACCGCCTCCAGCACCAACATATCCAGCGCGCAACATTGCGGGGTTGCTGCCACTCCCCCATCCTGTCGGGCTAAAAAGAGCAAATCGTCCACCAACCGTCCCAGCCGTTGGGTCAGGCGTTCCACCACCTGCCAGTTGTGGCGATCGCCTGCCTCCAGTGCGGGATCGGAGAGGGCCACTTGCACGTTGGTCTGAATGCTGGCAATCGGGCTGCGCAATTCGTGGGAGGCATCTGCTGTAAACCGTTTGAGCTGTTGGTAAGACTCCCGCACGGGGGCGATCGCCAGTCCCGACAAAAACCAGCCCACAATTCCCACGACCCCCAAAGTGCCGGTAACGCCCACTGCTAAATCAAACACCAGCTGTCGCGTCGGTTTCGTCACCTCAAACCAGGGATGGCTGACCCGCAAATAGCCCAACAGTTCGTCGTTGTAACGCAAGGGCTGTGTCAGTTGTCGCAACGTATAGTTTGCTGCCACCGTAACAGTCTGTTCTGGCTGCTTGGAGAGCCCCGGCAGATGCAAACCAGCAGGAAAGG is from Synechococcus sp. PCC 7336 and encodes:
- a CDS encoding cell wall metabolism sensor histidine kinase WalK, translated to MFQATRRRLALWYAACTAILLLLFASCFYVYVRNTLIERVDDTLHHVVEVVERSLVIEPTGFASPAIEPTSLAGSRPEFRVDLDASLRDRDVAVEDDRIDLEWFSPKGEPLRSTFPAGLHLPGLSKQPEQTVTVAANYTLRQLTQPLRYNDELLGYLRVSHPWFEVTKPTRQLVFDLAVGVTGTLGVVGIVGWFLSGLAIAPVRESYQQLKRFTADASHELRSPIASIQTNVQVALSDPALEAGDRHNWQVVERLTQRLGRLVDDLLFLARQDGGVAATPQCCALDMLVLEAVEEQRSRAAEQGIRLTLAIGDPPDGEGAAIPLYSLMGNEDELVRLLTNLIENALRYTPRGGRVAVDLRQWVKSGQPSIQLQVKDTGIGIPSDAIPHLFDRFYRIDLARSRSASGNSERTRSSSAGSGLGLAIVKTIVDRYRGQIRVESVEGEGSCFTVFLPVKNAESCESAELA